One window from the genome of Cryptomeria japonica chromosome 6, Sugi_1.0, whole genome shotgun sequence encodes:
- the LOC131029411 gene encoding uncharacterized protein LOC131029411, which translates to MKVLDANAGLLSNFEVMDLLRSRGATQDPLGSSGSATRSECQVFDYLVQSPAGTLTREIVREFLLKAEKFSLTKAERLQVLNLRPSTAVEVHMIIEDCEERMSSSTVDEFLEMVKSTLPPPPMKPQVEDEEENDEADEENDEADEENDGEMDAEEEVE; encoded by the exons ATGAAAGT ACTGGATGCTAATGCTGGTCTACTCTCCAACTTTGAAGTGATGGATCTGTTGCGATCCAGAGGAGCCACTCAAGATCCTTTGGGTTCATCTGGCTCTGCAACTCGATCTGAATGCCAG GTTTTTGATTACTTGGTGCAGTCTCCAGCGGGAACCCTGACTCGGGAGATTGTACGGGAGTTCTTGTTGAAGGCAGAAAAGTTTTCACTTACAAAAGCAGAACGACTTCAAGTTCTAAATCTTAGGCCTTCCACAGCAGTTGAAGTCCATATG ATAATAGAAGACTGTGAGGAGAGAATGTCAAGTTCAACtgttgatgaattccttgaaatgGTCAAGAGTACTTTACCACCCCCGCCAATGAAACCTCAGgtagaagatgaagaggaaaatgatgaagCAGATGAGGAAAATGATGAAGCAGATGAGGAAAATGATGGAGAAATGGATGCCGAGGAAGAAGTGGAATAA